A stretch of the Medicago truncatula cultivar Jemalong A17 chromosome 5, MtrunA17r5.0-ANR, whole genome shotgun sequence genome encodes the following:
- the LOC11423387 gene encoding uncharacterized protein isoform X2: MDDVPVSEPTLDPPPEIENGGGEQQEERLSKKAKVEENENSEAELKRVAEIVLVLSTMATMRSGKKPTDVEVELMREARTKLAVLCQGIAPKDIVGGEAIGSVIDDLGLNAKVVDQRLGFRVPKMSIAEKYLFAKSKMEESKKCAAPSTTYTSQPFQTNTGGMVDNRVPTTAVRMFASDKSNHTSMPSTVSMASMPPHLAAGSSAPLQYQSTSNEVRPPIVSGVMPSSHMGRNPSSVAMPRVENPQFKVTAGLSGAPYVLQVQANSLANQSSVNAPSWSIQTQPVSLGRNVSENKAPAHNSVKVEGTADATVSRAGPQVTAAQNIRPFITQTGPGNMSAMHQPLQGGNMVRPPLIPSHSDIAKVVQKLLIPKLPDHPTWTPPSRDYMSKNFTCQTCELTVSEVDSVLLCDACEKGFHLKCLQPSVIRGIHNRVDWHCMKCLGLSGGKPLPPKYGRVMRSSITSPSFPSNSAGIQPSSEKKPDNLDPKVSPQMLTTNGNSVPTDSSTNHNTEPSFDSNTPDTRDIQGSNISSSIETIDEKPDPNICVKSAAYSASTGVQGEGYAEQIDSKALTCKDTSESETLPNISELAKSGNLQSSPGSQVENAVSQDNAEISSDRHDSSSFIISNQKESHEGESTTYDIKRDDLDAAQPNSVRGSGTNTEGIQHCALSSDSSHAVEWIGDVVQLVDEKKHYQSCCIDGVTYRLQGHAFFTSSHGKLTPSKLQSMWEDSKTGVKWVKVTKCYFPDDLPGNIGHPCISEVNEVYESNSDRVEMASSIRGPCVVLPYDKFKQENDRRCQFGVEASASVQPIFLCRWFYDEIKKSFQPVIS, from the exons ATGGACGACGTGCCGGTGTCGGAACCTACACTGGATCCGCCACCGGAGATTGAAAACGGAGGAGGAGAGCAACAAGAGGAGCGGTTGAGCAAGAAGGCGAAGGTGGAGGAGAATGAGAATTCGGAGGCGGAATTGAAACGAGTGGCGGAGATTGTTTTGGTGTTATCGACGATGGCGACGATGCGAAGTGGAAAGAAGCCAACTGATGTTGAGGTTGAGTTGATGAGAGAAGCGAGGACGAAGCTGGCGGTACTATGTCAAGGGATTGCTCCGAAGGATATTGTTGGTGGTGAAGCTATTGGTAGTGTGATTGATGATCTTGGATTGAATGCTAAGGTTGTGGATCAGAGGTTAGGGTTTCGAGTGCCGAAGATGTCGATTGCTGAGAAGTATTTGTTTGCAAAATCAAAG atggAGGAATCAAAGAAATGCGCTGCACCTTCTACAACATACACATCTCAACCCTTTCAAACAAACACCGGTGGAATGGTTGACAATCGTGTACCAACAACTGCTGTTCGAATGTTTGCGTCTGATAAATCAAACCACACATCAATGCCTTCTACAGTTTCCATGGCGTCTATGCCTCCCCATCTTGCTGCAGGATCTTCTGCACCATTGCAATATCAATCAACCAGCAACGAAGTGAGACCCCCCATTGTTTCTGGTGTAATGCCTAGCAGTCACATGGGGAGAAATCCATCTTCTGTAGCAATGCCTAGAGTTGAAAACCCACAGTTTAAAGTTACTGCAGGATTGAGTGGGGCTCCTTATGTCCTTCAGGTTCAAG CAAATTCATTGGCAAACCAATCATCAGTGAATGCTCCTTCATGGTCAATACAGACTCAACCTGTGTCATTAGGTAGAAATGTATCAGAAAACAAGGCGCCTGCTCATAACTCTGTCAAGGTTGAAGGAACTGCTGATGCAACTGTATCAAGGGCAGGTCCACAAGTAACAGCAGCTCAGAACATTAGGCCATTCATTACTCAAACGGGACCTGGAAATATGTCTGCTATGCACCAGCCGTTGCAGGGTGGGAATATGGTTCGGCCTCCTTTGATACCTAGTCACTCTGATATTGCAAAGGTTGTCCAGAAGTTGTTAATACCAAAGCTTCCTGATCATCCCACATGGACTCCTCCGTCAAGAGATTATATGAGTAAGAATTTCACATGTCAGACGTGTGAGCTCACTGTCAGTGAGGTTGATTCTGTTCTTCTCTGTGATGCCTGTGAAAAGGGATTTCACTTGAAGTGCCTGCAGCCATCAGTCATTAGAGGAATTCATAATAGAGTTGATTGGCACTGCATGAAGTGCTTGGGTTTAAGCGGTGGAAAGCCTTTGCCTCCAAAATATGGCCGTGTGATGCGATCCTCAATTACATCACCAAGTTTTCCCTCTAATTCAGCTGGTATTCAACCATCTTCAGAGAAGAAACCAGATAACTTAGATCCGAAGGTCAGCCCACAGATGTTAACAACAAATGGAAACTCTGTTCCAACTGATTCCAGTACCAATCACAATACTGAGCCGTCATTTGACTCAAATACCCCAGATACGAGAGATATACAAGGTTCCAACATTTCATCTAGCATTGAAACCATTGACGAGAAGCCTGATCCAAACATATGTGTGAAATCTGCAGCTTATAGTGCTTCCACTGGCGTGCAGGGTGAAGGTTATGCTGAACAAATAGATTCTAAGGCTTTGACCTGTAAAGATACTTCTGAATCTGAAACTCTTCCTAACATATCCGAGCTGGCTAAAAGTGGAAACTTACAATCATCACCAGGTTCTCAAGTTGAGAATGCAGTGTCACAGGACAATGCTGAAATATCATCTGATAGACACGATAGCAGTAGCTTTATTATTAGTAATCAAAAGGAATCTCATGAAGGAGAAAGTACAACTTATGATATCAAGCGTGATGACCTAGATGCTGCACAACCGAATTCTGTCAGAGGTTCTGGAACTAATACTGAAGGTATTCAGCACTGTGCTTTATCTTCAGATAGCTCACATGCTGTAGAATGGATTGGTGATGTTGTACAACTTGTAGATGAGAAAAAACATTACCAATCTTGCTGCATTGATGGAGTAACATATAGGCTGCAAGGTCATGCATTTTTCACGTCCAGCCATGGCAAACTAACACCTTCTAAACTTCAG TCCATGTGGGAAGATTCCAAAACTGGGGTGAAGTGGGTTAAGGTGACAAAGTGCTACTTTCCTGATGATTTGCCGGGGAATATTGGTCATCCTTGTATATCTGAAGTCAATGAg GTTTATGAATCTAATAGTGATAGAGTTGAAATGGCTAGTTCTATCCGAGGCCCTTGTGTAGTCCTTCCATATGATAAATTTAAACAAGAAAATGACAGAAGATGTCAATTTGGAGTTGAAGCAAGTGCTAGTGTACAACCCATTTTCCTTTGCAG GTGGTTTTATGATGAAATCAAAAAGTCATTTCAACCTGTTATCAGTTGA
- the LOC11423387 gene encoding uncharacterized protein isoform X1: MDDVPVSEPTLDPPPEIENGGGEQQEERLSKKAKVEENENSEAELKRVAEIVLVLSTMATMRSGKKPTDVEVELMREARTKLAVLCQGIAPKDIVGGEAIGSVIDDLGLNAKVVDQRLGFRVPKMSIAEKYLFAKSKMEESKKCAAPSTTYTSQPFQTNTGGMVDNRVPTTAVRMFASDKSNHTSMPSTVSMASMPPHLAAGSSAPLQYQSTSNEVRPPIVSGVMPSSHMGRNPSSVAMPRVENPQFKVTAGLSGAPYVLQVQGNFHQASHQSHIPRGGRANSLANQSSVNAPSWSIQTQPVSLGRNVSENKAPAHNSVKVEGTADATVSRAGPQVTAAQNIRPFITQTGPGNMSAMHQPLQGGNMVRPPLIPSHSDIAKVVQKLLIPKLPDHPTWTPPSRDYMSKNFTCQTCELTVSEVDSVLLCDACEKGFHLKCLQPSVIRGIHNRVDWHCMKCLGLSGGKPLPPKYGRVMRSSITSPSFPSNSAGIQPSSEKKPDNLDPKVSPQMLTTNGNSVPTDSSTNHNTEPSFDSNTPDTRDIQGSNISSSIETIDEKPDPNICVKSAAYSASTGVQGEGYAEQIDSKALTCKDTSESETLPNISELAKSGNLQSSPGSQVENAVSQDNAEISSDRHDSSSFIISNQKESHEGESTTYDIKRDDLDAAQPNSVRGSGTNTEGIQHCALSSDSSHAVEWIGDVVQLVDEKKHYQSCCIDGVTYRLQGHAFFTSSHGKLTPSKLQSMWEDSKTGVKWVKVTKCYFPDDLPGNIGHPCISEVNEVYESNSDRVEMASSIRGPCVVLPYDKFKQENDRRCQFGVEASASVQPIFLCRWFYDEIKKSFQPVIS; the protein is encoded by the exons ATGGACGACGTGCCGGTGTCGGAACCTACACTGGATCCGCCACCGGAGATTGAAAACGGAGGAGGAGAGCAACAAGAGGAGCGGTTGAGCAAGAAGGCGAAGGTGGAGGAGAATGAGAATTCGGAGGCGGAATTGAAACGAGTGGCGGAGATTGTTTTGGTGTTATCGACGATGGCGACGATGCGAAGTGGAAAGAAGCCAACTGATGTTGAGGTTGAGTTGATGAGAGAAGCGAGGACGAAGCTGGCGGTACTATGTCAAGGGATTGCTCCGAAGGATATTGTTGGTGGTGAAGCTATTGGTAGTGTGATTGATGATCTTGGATTGAATGCTAAGGTTGTGGATCAGAGGTTAGGGTTTCGAGTGCCGAAGATGTCGATTGCTGAGAAGTATTTGTTTGCAAAATCAAAG atggAGGAATCAAAGAAATGCGCTGCACCTTCTACAACATACACATCTCAACCCTTTCAAACAAACACCGGTGGAATGGTTGACAATCGTGTACCAACAACTGCTGTTCGAATGTTTGCGTCTGATAAATCAAACCACACATCAATGCCTTCTACAGTTTCCATGGCGTCTATGCCTCCCCATCTTGCTGCAGGATCTTCTGCACCATTGCAATATCAATCAACCAGCAACGAAGTGAGACCCCCCATTGTTTCTGGTGTAATGCCTAGCAGTCACATGGGGAGAAATCCATCTTCTGTAGCAATGCCTAGAGTTGAAAACCCACAGTTTAAAGTTACTGCAGGATTGAGTGGGGCTCCTTATGTCCTTCAGGTTCAAGGTAATTTCCACCAAGCTTCTCATCAATCCCATATTCCAAGGGGTGGTAGAG CAAATTCATTGGCAAACCAATCATCAGTGAATGCTCCTTCATGGTCAATACAGACTCAACCTGTGTCATTAGGTAGAAATGTATCAGAAAACAAGGCGCCTGCTCATAACTCTGTCAAGGTTGAAGGAACTGCTGATGCAACTGTATCAAGGGCAGGTCCACAAGTAACAGCAGCTCAGAACATTAGGCCATTCATTACTCAAACGGGACCTGGAAATATGTCTGCTATGCACCAGCCGTTGCAGGGTGGGAATATGGTTCGGCCTCCTTTGATACCTAGTCACTCTGATATTGCAAAGGTTGTCCAGAAGTTGTTAATACCAAAGCTTCCTGATCATCCCACATGGACTCCTCCGTCAAGAGATTATATGAGTAAGAATTTCACATGTCAGACGTGTGAGCTCACTGTCAGTGAGGTTGATTCTGTTCTTCTCTGTGATGCCTGTGAAAAGGGATTTCACTTGAAGTGCCTGCAGCCATCAGTCATTAGAGGAATTCATAATAGAGTTGATTGGCACTGCATGAAGTGCTTGGGTTTAAGCGGTGGAAAGCCTTTGCCTCCAAAATATGGCCGTGTGATGCGATCCTCAATTACATCACCAAGTTTTCCCTCTAATTCAGCTGGTATTCAACCATCTTCAGAGAAGAAACCAGATAACTTAGATCCGAAGGTCAGCCCACAGATGTTAACAACAAATGGAAACTCTGTTCCAACTGATTCCAGTACCAATCACAATACTGAGCCGTCATTTGACTCAAATACCCCAGATACGAGAGATATACAAGGTTCCAACATTTCATCTAGCATTGAAACCATTGACGAGAAGCCTGATCCAAACATATGTGTGAAATCTGCAGCTTATAGTGCTTCCACTGGCGTGCAGGGTGAAGGTTATGCTGAACAAATAGATTCTAAGGCTTTGACCTGTAAAGATACTTCTGAATCTGAAACTCTTCCTAACATATCCGAGCTGGCTAAAAGTGGAAACTTACAATCATCACCAGGTTCTCAAGTTGAGAATGCAGTGTCACAGGACAATGCTGAAATATCATCTGATAGACACGATAGCAGTAGCTTTATTATTAGTAATCAAAAGGAATCTCATGAAGGAGAAAGTACAACTTATGATATCAAGCGTGATGACCTAGATGCTGCACAACCGAATTCTGTCAGAGGTTCTGGAACTAATACTGAAGGTATTCAGCACTGTGCTTTATCTTCAGATAGCTCACATGCTGTAGAATGGATTGGTGATGTTGTACAACTTGTAGATGAGAAAAAACATTACCAATCTTGCTGCATTGATGGAGTAACATATAGGCTGCAAGGTCATGCATTTTTCACGTCCAGCCATGGCAAACTAACACCTTCTAAACTTCAG TCCATGTGGGAAGATTCCAAAACTGGGGTGAAGTGGGTTAAGGTGACAAAGTGCTACTTTCCTGATGATTTGCCGGGGAATATTGGTCATCCTTGTATATCTGAAGTCAATGAg GTTTATGAATCTAATAGTGATAGAGTTGAAATGGCTAGTTCTATCCGAGGCCCTTGTGTAGTCCTTCCATATGATAAATTTAAACAAGAAAATGACAGAAGATGTCAATTTGGAGTTGAAGCAAGTGCTAGTGTACAACCCATTTTCCTTTGCAG GTGGTTTTATGATGAAATCAAAAAGTCATTTCAACCTGTTATCAGTTGA
- the LOC11423387 gene encoding uncharacterized protein isoform X3 translates to MDDVPVSEPTLDPPPEIENGGGEQQEERLSKKAKVEENENSEAELKRVAEIVLVLSTMATMRSGKKPTDVEVELMREARTKLAVLCQGIAPKDIVGGEAIGSVIDDLGLNAKVVDQRLGFRVPKMSIAEKYLFAKSKMEESKKCAAPSTTYTSQPFQTNTGGMVDNRVPTTAVRMFASDKSNHTSMPSTVSMASMPPHLAAGSSAPLQYQSTSNEVRPPIVSGVMPSSHMGRNPSSVAMPRVENPQFKVTAGLSGAPYVLQVQGNFHQASHQSHIPRGGRANSLANQSSVNAPSWSIQTQPVSLGRNVSENKAPAHNSVKVEGTADATVSRAGPQVTAAQNIRPFITQTGPGNMSAMHQPLQGGNMVRPPLIPSHSDIAKVVQKLLIPKLPDHPTWTPPSRDYMSKNFTCQTCELTVSEVDSVLLCDACEKGFHLKCLQPSVIRGIHNRVDWHCMKCLGLSGGKPLPPKYGRVMRSSITSPSFPSNSAGIQPSSEKKPDNLDPKVSPQMLTTNGNSVPTDSSTNHNTEPSFDSNTPDTRDIQGSNISSSIETIDEKPDPNICVKSAAYSASTGVQGEGYAEQIDSKALTCKDTSESETLPNISELAKSGNLQSSPGSQVENAVSQDNAEISSDRHDSSSFIISNQKESHEGESTTYDIKRDDLDAAQPNSVRGSGTNTEDEKKHYQSCCIDGVTYRLQGHAFFTSSHGKLTPSKLQSMWEDSKTGVKWVKVTKCYFPDDLPGNIGHPCISEVNEVYESNSDRVEMASSIRGPCVVLPYDKFKQENDRRCQFGVEASASVQPIFLCRWFYDEIKKSFQPVIS, encoded by the exons ATGGACGACGTGCCGGTGTCGGAACCTACACTGGATCCGCCACCGGAGATTGAAAACGGAGGAGGAGAGCAACAAGAGGAGCGGTTGAGCAAGAAGGCGAAGGTGGAGGAGAATGAGAATTCGGAGGCGGAATTGAAACGAGTGGCGGAGATTGTTTTGGTGTTATCGACGATGGCGACGATGCGAAGTGGAAAGAAGCCAACTGATGTTGAGGTTGAGTTGATGAGAGAAGCGAGGACGAAGCTGGCGGTACTATGTCAAGGGATTGCTCCGAAGGATATTGTTGGTGGTGAAGCTATTGGTAGTGTGATTGATGATCTTGGATTGAATGCTAAGGTTGTGGATCAGAGGTTAGGGTTTCGAGTGCCGAAGATGTCGATTGCTGAGAAGTATTTGTTTGCAAAATCAAAG atggAGGAATCAAAGAAATGCGCTGCACCTTCTACAACATACACATCTCAACCCTTTCAAACAAACACCGGTGGAATGGTTGACAATCGTGTACCAACAACTGCTGTTCGAATGTTTGCGTCTGATAAATCAAACCACACATCAATGCCTTCTACAGTTTCCATGGCGTCTATGCCTCCCCATCTTGCTGCAGGATCTTCTGCACCATTGCAATATCAATCAACCAGCAACGAAGTGAGACCCCCCATTGTTTCTGGTGTAATGCCTAGCAGTCACATGGGGAGAAATCCATCTTCTGTAGCAATGCCTAGAGTTGAAAACCCACAGTTTAAAGTTACTGCAGGATTGAGTGGGGCTCCTTATGTCCTTCAGGTTCAAGGTAATTTCCACCAAGCTTCTCATCAATCCCATATTCCAAGGGGTGGTAGAG CAAATTCATTGGCAAACCAATCATCAGTGAATGCTCCTTCATGGTCAATACAGACTCAACCTGTGTCATTAGGTAGAAATGTATCAGAAAACAAGGCGCCTGCTCATAACTCTGTCAAGGTTGAAGGAACTGCTGATGCAACTGTATCAAGGGCAGGTCCACAAGTAACAGCAGCTCAGAACATTAGGCCATTCATTACTCAAACGGGACCTGGAAATATGTCTGCTATGCACCAGCCGTTGCAGGGTGGGAATATGGTTCGGCCTCCTTTGATACCTAGTCACTCTGATATTGCAAAGGTTGTCCAGAAGTTGTTAATACCAAAGCTTCCTGATCATCCCACATGGACTCCTCCGTCAAGAGATTATATGAGTAAGAATTTCACATGTCAGACGTGTGAGCTCACTGTCAGTGAGGTTGATTCTGTTCTTCTCTGTGATGCCTGTGAAAAGGGATTTCACTTGAAGTGCCTGCAGCCATCAGTCATTAGAGGAATTCATAATAGAGTTGATTGGCACTGCATGAAGTGCTTGGGTTTAAGCGGTGGAAAGCCTTTGCCTCCAAAATATGGCCGTGTGATGCGATCCTCAATTACATCACCAAGTTTTCCCTCTAATTCAGCTGGTATTCAACCATCTTCAGAGAAGAAACCAGATAACTTAGATCCGAAGGTCAGCCCACAGATGTTAACAACAAATGGAAACTCTGTTCCAACTGATTCCAGTACCAATCACAATACTGAGCCGTCATTTGACTCAAATACCCCAGATACGAGAGATATACAAGGTTCCAACATTTCATCTAGCATTGAAACCATTGACGAGAAGCCTGATCCAAACATATGTGTGAAATCTGCAGCTTATAGTGCTTCCACTGGCGTGCAGGGTGAAGGTTATGCTGAACAAATAGATTCTAAGGCTTTGACCTGTAAAGATACTTCTGAATCTGAAACTCTTCCTAACATATCCGAGCTGGCTAAAAGTGGAAACTTACAATCATCACCAGGTTCTCAAGTTGAGAATGCAGTGTCACAGGACAATGCTGAAATATCATCTGATAGACACGATAGCAGTAGCTTTATTATTAGTAATCAAAAGGAATCTCATGAAGGAGAAAGTACAACTTATGATATCAAGCGTGATGACCTAGATGCTGCACAACCGAATTCTGTCAGAGGTTCTGGAACTAATACTGAAG ATGAGAAAAAACATTACCAATCTTGCTGCATTGATGGAGTAACATATAGGCTGCAAGGTCATGCATTTTTCACGTCCAGCCATGGCAAACTAACACCTTCTAAACTTCAG TCCATGTGGGAAGATTCCAAAACTGGGGTGAAGTGGGTTAAGGTGACAAAGTGCTACTTTCCTGATGATTTGCCGGGGAATATTGGTCATCCTTGTATATCTGAAGTCAATGAg GTTTATGAATCTAATAGTGATAGAGTTGAAATGGCTAGTTCTATCCGAGGCCCTTGTGTAGTCCTTCCATATGATAAATTTAAACAAGAAAATGACAGAAGATGTCAATTTGGAGTTGAAGCAAGTGCTAGTGTACAACCCATTTTCCTTTGCAG GTGGTTTTATGATGAAATCAAAAAGTCATTTCAACCTGTTATCAGTTGA
- the LOC11436108 gene encoding putative pectinesterase 10 has translation MESDHRKYYTIDCGGNQVANTIIVDQQGKGAFQTIQAAIDSIKSQNNQWIMININPGIYKEKVLIPDRKSCIILKGSGSNNTIITYDDSSHKVGTSMSATFHSSPPNVILNGITFKNTYGSDGPAVAASIYGDKSAIFECSFIGYQDTLLSSKGRQYFKNCYIQGEDDFIFGEGQSYFENCVMNATQAESKPSGFVTSQRRESPNDPNGFVFRGGYVVGNGTVSLGRPWGPYSRVIFWGTYFTSVVTPQGWDAPGLDEGQEQNLTYAEVNCTGPGANIEKRVKWEKKPDSLNLNEYTLSSFINNDGWLANVPSILL, from the exons CTATAGATTGTGGTGGGAATCAAGTTGCAAATACCATCATTGTTGACCAACAAGGAAAAGGAGCATTCCAAACAATTCAAGCTGCCATTGATTCTATAAAGAGTCAAAATAATCAATGGATTATGATTAATATAAATCCTGGCATATATAA GGAAAAAGTTCTTATACCTGATAGAAAGTCGTGCATTATTTTAAAAGGATCAGGTAGCAATAACACAATCATTACTTACGACGATTCATCTCATAAAGTTGGCACATCCATGAGTGCTACATTTCATTCATCTCCACCTAATGTAATTTTGAATGGCATTACATTCAAG AACACATATGGATCTGATGGACCAGCAGTAGCAGCTTCAATATATGGTGATAAGTCTGCGATTTTTGAATGTAGTTTCATTGGTTATCAAGATACTTTGCTATCATCAAAGGGACGTCAATActttaaaaattgttatattcAAGGTGAAGATGACTTCATTTTTGGGGAAGGTCAATCTTATTTTGAg AATTGTGTAATGAATGCCACTCAAGCAGAATCTAAACCTTCAGGTTTTGTAACATCACAACGTAGGGAATCACCAAATGATCCAAATGGTTTCGTTTTTAGAGGAGGGTACGTTGTTGGAAATGGTACAGTGAGTCTTGGAAGACCTTGGGGCCCTTACTCAAGAGTTATATTTTGGGGAACATATTTTACGTCAGTGGTAACTCCTCAGGGATGGGATGCCCCAGGTTTAGATGAAGGCCAAGA GCAAAACCTCACATATGCAGAAGTTAATTGTACAGGACCTGGGGCCAACATTGAGAAACGTGTCAAGTGGGAAAAGAAACCAGATAGCTTAAACTTGAATGAATATACTTTGTCATCTTTCATAAATAATGATGGATGGCTTGCCAACGTACCATCTATTTTATTGTAG